Proteins found in one Oncorhynchus mykiss isolate Arlee chromosome 3, USDA_OmykA_1.1, whole genome shotgun sequence genomic segment:
- the LOC110520571 gene encoding NXPE family member 3, translated as MVTSDRETGPDHGRQKGGTVWKNLSKYTPIFFFLALSGIIFLLRNIHTLEKLNCQTVSTLYQFQSSIHSAFTPEEQPPVDHNRSYCGHLGLEPSAEEALEQRYLLESIAWPEPQPRLTPRPLRQTSDPAHSLFAILPGGGGREWHVGDQLEALVHMHDFQGRPKRHGGDFLLARLHSPELGAGVAGQVLDHRNGLYSAVFPLLWEGSVRVEVTLVHPSEAVAVLRRLREEHPDRVFFKSLFRSGFLSETTVCNLCLPTTRQPLCNYTDPHTGEPWYCYKPKLLSCDTRINHAKGGYQKHLLTNKESLLFQSGVNIKVRVHASGSDSVIVQPEKKDKPERESSSVRAEPIRVTPSGYYFQGSWRALGGVAMHQFNDSSAITQCLKGKVVYMYGDSTARQWFEYLNAFVPELKEFNLHSPRNVGPFMAVDSTHNILLRYRCHGPPIRFSTVIASEMRYVANELDGLAGGPDTVVVLSVWAHFSTFPVEVYIRRLRHIRRAVMRLQDRAPGTLIVVRSANLQALDPEVSLYNSDWFSIQLDGVLRAMFRGLDVLLVDAWEMTLAHHLPHALHPPPVIVKNMIDTILSYVCPEKS; from the exons AAGCTCAACTGCCAAACAGTGTCGACACTCTACCAGTTCCAAAGCAGCATTCATTCAGCCTTCACCCCAGAGGAACAACCTCCTGTGGATCACAACCGGAGCTACTGTGGCCACCTGGGCCTGGAGCCCTCAGCCGAGGAGGCTCTGGAGCAGCGTTACCTCCTGGAGTCCATCGCGTGGCCAGAGCCTCAGCCTCGGCTGACGCCTAGACCCCTGCGGCAGACCAGCGACCCTGCACACAGCCTGTTTGCAATCCTGCCAGGAGGGGGCGGGAGAGAGTGGCATGTGGGGGATCAGCTAGAGGCGCTAGTCCATATGCATGACTTCCAGGGGCGTCCCAAGCGTCACGGTGGGGACTTCCTGCTGGCCCGGCTGCATTCCCCAGAGTTGGGGGCGGGTGTTGCAGGACAGGTGCTGGACCACCGGAATGGGCTCTACTCAGCCGTGTTCCCGTTACTATGGGAGGGGTCTGTACGGGTAGAGGTGACACTAGTCCATCCTAGTGAGGCAGTTGCTGTGCTGCGTCGGTTACGAGAGGAACATCCCGACCGTGTCTTCTTCAAGAGTCTGTTCCGCTCTGGATTCCTGTCTGAGACCACCGTGTGCAACCTGTGCCTGCCAACCACCCGTCAGCCGCTGTGCAATTATACGGACCCTCACACAGGTGAACCATGGTACTGCTACAAGCCCAAACTGCTCAGCTGTGACACGCGGATCAACCACGCCAAAGGAGGCTACCAAAAACACCTGCTCACCAACAAAGAGTCACTGCTCTTCCAGAG TGGTGTAAACATCAAAGTCCGTGTTCATGCTTCCGGGTCTGACAGTGTCATTGTGCAGCCTGAGAAGAAAG acaaaccagagagggagagcagcagtgtgagaGCGGAGCCTATCAGGGTCACTCCATCTGGGTATTACTTCCAAGGGTCATGGCGAGCGCTGGGTGGTGTCGCAATGCATCAGTTTAACGACTCTTCTGCCATTACTCAGTGTCTGAAGGGCAAGGTGGTGTACATGTATGGAGATTCCACTGCTAGACAGTGGTTTGAGTACCTCAATGCCTTTGTCCCAG AGCTGAAGGAGTTCAACCTTCACAGTCCTAGGAATGTGGGGCCTTTCATGGCAGTGGACAGCACCCACAACATCCTGCTGAGATACCGCTGTCACGGTCCTCCAATACGCTTCTCCACTGTCATTGCCAGTGAGATGCGCTATGTAGCTAACGAGCTGGACGGCCTGGCGGGAGGCCCTGATACCGTGGTGGTCCTCAGCGTTTGGGCCCATTTTAGCACCTTCCCTGTAGAGGTCTACATACGCAGGCTACGCCACATTCGACGGGCGGTGATGCGGCTTCAGGACCGGGCTCCGGGGACCCTGATAGTGGTGCGTTCAGCCAACCTCCAAGCCCTGGACCCAGAGGTGAGCCTGTACAATAGTGACTGGTTCTCAATACAGCTGGACGGTGTGCTCAGGGCCATGTTTAGGGGTCTGGATGTCTTGCTGGTCGATGCCTGGGAGATGACCCTTGCTCACCACCTCCCCCATGCTCTCCACCCGCCTCCAGTCATTGTCAAGAACATGATTGACACTATCCTCTCTTACGTATGCCCAGAGAAGAGCTAG